A window of Solanum stenotomum isolate F172 chromosome 9, ASM1918654v1, whole genome shotgun sequence genomic DNA:
AGTGGTGCTCACTTCTTCTTTGTATAGGACAAGGGCCAATTAAAGGTCGAGATAGTACACTTGACACGAGATCAATCATCAAATGAGATTATTTTTAGTGTTGACCTTGACTTTGGTTCAAAGTGCCACTTCTGGCATAGAAAAACTTTTTGTTAAGTAACAAAGAGGATAAGGCTTGGTTTGCCTAGTTGTCTCCTCCCGAATATATTCGTCATATATTTggaatttctttattttctcttcttttttaaaagagCATATAACAAAGTATTACCCATGGTTAGTGGTGGatcaaaattttgagaaaatatttttttggatcaaGTTCAATGAATATACTTGAAATGCCATTTAACTTGGaaataagtatattttattttttatgttcaaaCGCTCCCAAGTTTGGTGAACAAATATGAAAATTGGCCATATATAATGGGGTTATTTGCATGAACCTCCTTATTTTAGGGTAGTGTTTAATTTTTGTCCCTTAAATATGTGGacattgatttttttcattcaacactttaaataacaaaaaaatgattaaaataaccCCTAACatcaaagaagagaaaatcTTTCAACATTAATATAATACATACTATGTCTTACAAGGCATAATAAGTTATGACCTGACTTATATcgttaaggggtcgtttggtttgaaaatgagttatgataggataagttatgttgggataagttatgttgggattagttatgttgggattagttatgatgggataagttgtgttgagattattttttattgagtgtttggtttgttgtattcaaaataataaagtttaagaataatttatttgtttacaaaaatgcccctcattaatgtaaaaagtgatagaacaaaagggttgaacgagacatttttgtcatttacctattttatcccgggattactataccacccaaggagagggataacttatcccggtactaattattaatcccgggataagttatcccgaacttgccaaccaaacaacaaaataagcggtactataatttaatcccgggactatttggtactatccttcacaccaaacgaccccttagagaTATAAGTTCAGTTTAGAACCCACAAGTTATGAGTTATGCCGTAAGAGAAACAACTTAATTTCTACAAAATTTATgtcaaataagataaaaatttgCTAAATTTATTCCAAAcgaattatatattatatatacaatttatatgaaattaagtaaaaaatctCTAAACTTAGGCTGAACAAAATTAAATCATTCATATAAATACTTTAGCCATTAAATTTCAATTAAACGAAAAACATGAGTGAAAAATGGGTAGAAAGGACAAAAGACGGTTGCCAGATGGGATACGCCTCATGGTGGTGGGTAGGGGAACTTGTTCGCTTCCACACTCTCCTACTCTTctcctctttttatttttttccttttggcGCAAACATAATTACACACAGCGAGCACCACACCATCATTTTTACCCCAAATTTAATACTAAAACACATTTGCCATTTTTCAAACCACAATTAAACCTCCGTTCTTCTCCAAATCTCCCTCCTCCCTGAACCCGAATTTACAAAACCTAAGAGAAAGAGATATAGAGAAGGAGGAACTCAAGTGGGAGAGGCGATGCGATCGTGGTGGCTGCAGCTTCGGGGCAGCCCATACGCGGCGGTTCTGACGGTGGTGGAGGAGGAAGACGAATCAGGTCGTTAATGGCCTATTTGCAAATGAATTGGCAGCCCAACCTGCTAAGCCACAAACGCAAGACTGGTCCTCCTTTAGGGCTTAAAAACCTCGGCAATACCTGTTATATCAACTCCGTTCTTCAGTGCCTTACTTATACCCCTCCTCTTGCTTATTTCTGCCTCAAATCTCAACATTCCGCTTCTTGTAATTCCTCcactttttattataattttactcATCTTGCTTATGTAATCCTTTTTTTACTTCGTACATGGGCTaacccccctccccccttttttttttaatactgaAATCCTTCGATGCCCAATTGGAGATGAATGATTATTGGGGATACATATACCTGACTCTAGTTAATTTGGTATCGAGGCATGATAGTTGTTATGGCTATTGCTGATTGGTATATTGAACCTAATAGTTTGGGATTGAGGTGTTAGTTGTTATGCACTTACGCTTATTGTTAATTCACATAGTATAGGCCTGACTAGTTTGGGACTGAGGTATTTGTTGTGGTtattgaggattcatatagctgtCTCAAGTCACTCAACTAGTTTTGAATTGAAGTATGGTATTTGCAGTGTTTTTATAGTATATGTCAGCTAATTATTTTTGATAGTTGAGGTGCAGTTAGTAGATTATTTGATTGATGCCCTGGTGTTTTAGCTTTTTTTTGAATCCCATTCTATTGCGCAGGTGATTCTGAAGCTGCGGCTGCTTCAGGGAAGAAAAGTGAATGTCCTTTTTGTATATTAGAGAAGAGAATAGCTAGGTCTTTGAGTCTTGAATCAGCACTAGATACTCCGGCCAAGATTAATAGTTGCTTAAAGATTTTTGCCCAGCATTTTAGGTTTGGGAGGCAGGAGGATGCTCATGAATTCTTGCGATATGTCATTGACGCCTGTCACAATACGTGTTTGCGGTTGAAGAAGTTGCAGCAGCAGACAAAGAAGGGTGGTGGAGGTGGTGTTGATGGGAATGGGAATACCATTGTTAAGGAGATCTTTGGGGGTGCTCTGCAGAGCCAGGTCAAGTGTTTGTCATGTGGTGCTGAGTCAAATAAGGTGGATGAGATTATGGATATAAGTCTTGATGTGTTGCACAGTAGCTCACTCAAAGATGCTTTGCAGAGATTTTTTCAGCCTGAGGTTTTGGATGGAAACAACAAGTACAAGTGTGAGAAGTAAGTATTATcctctttccttttccttttcctttaattCATATTGTATGATAATCTGCTGTTTTAAGTTCGTGTTTTCACACCTGTTGGAGTAAGGACTTATACTTGTTTAGCTGTAAGAAATTGGTGACAGCAAGGAAGCAAATGTCAATTCTTCAAGCACCAAATGTTCTTGTCATTCAGCTCAAGGTACAAACCAGTTGGAATATTCTGTCTTTTCTGTTTTACTGTCAACTGCCAATGCTAACTTATTTTTGATTGTGAATAGAGGTTTGAAGGAATATATGGTGGGAAGATTGATAAGCCCATTGCATTTGAGGAGGTTCTAGTGCTTTCAAGCTACATGTGCAAAGCGAGCCAGGTGTGTGCAGTAGTGATTAAGTTCAATATATGCTGTTTTGCTCCCCACCACTGGATTTATTCTTTCCCAATTAAATTCAGACCATCTTCTAATGAAGCTATTTTACAGTGGTTCCAACTATAAAATTTGTAGTTTTTTCACCATACTATTTGGAGAAAATCATTATGTGGTATTGACCCTATTTGTTCAGCACTAGTGCACTTCATCAGAGCCTGCCATGGTAGCTGGTTTTCAAAGGATTAACCTTTTATTTGACAATGAGTTTTGCATCTTTGATTTTTTACCATTCAACTTGATTAATGTTTCACATGTAACTGAAAAGTTATTGTCATCACCGGATAGTCTGACCTGTAGGCACCAATGCATGATGGTTTCTCAAATTCAAACGATAGATATTATTTCTATGGGTTTCTATCTGTCGTCTGTAATGTTTCCTCTTCATTTTGGCAATTCATCTTTTTCATCCAAGGAGACCTATAGAAGTTTTATATAACGcagttattaaaaaaagttttaaaggGAATCGAAGGCTTATCTGGGTAACTAGGGGTTGTTTGGTGGCCAAGATGAACAACattaaagtattactatccTTTTCTTTTCCTGATTGTAATTGAAGAGATGGTCTTACTATTCTTTTTCCTTGGGTTTGGTAAGTCGAAGTAATACTGGGTATCCACTCCAGtaaatatttcatcatgttTTATCCAAAGAACTTCATTTTTAATTGCAAAGGCTAGTGTAGAGTTCTAAAGCCTTTGTGATGCGGGGTAGTGGACAGAGAAAATATCAAGGGAGGGTACTCAAAAGGGCAGACATGCCAGCACCAATAATTACACTGGGGTTTCGGAAGGGTAAGGGATAATGATCCTAGGTCATGTGAGGGGGAAGCTACAATGCTAATAGTTTGAATAAGGGGATCACAAATGGGAGAATGAAGATGCTAGAATGGATGAGAGCTATCTGTGGGAGGATGGGAGGGTCCAATCTTGCTGCATACTGGTGTAACTGGGAGAGGGGAAGAAGGTGGAAGGAAGGGAAAAAGAACTGGGTTTTGATCTGTCCCATctaattgttgatttttttttttttttttgatagagAATATTGCTAACCATCTTATTGTTGatcaaaatacatttttgacTAATTCCTTGACTTACTAAAGCCTGAAATGTTGTCACCAACTCTTGGATGGATCAATGTAGGGAGGCCCGCTTTGCAATAATACATAGAGAACGAGGGAATGCATGCAATTAATTCACTTGCATTTGGAATCTACACATGTAGTTATGGGTTCCAATTGAAATTTCATGTAGTAATTTCCCTGCATATCTGTTGTATTCTCTTTTTCAAACTGCTTTGTTATGTGTTACTTGAGTCGAGGACTGAGGGTCTTTCGAAAATAGCCTCTCTATCtccacaaggtaggggtaaggtctacgtacacGTTACTCTTCGCCGACCTCACTTGCGGGaatacactgggtatgttgttataATTTCCGTGCATTGCTTGGCCATACTCTCCGTACCTGTCAGTAAAATCTGCATAGAAGAAAGGACCGAACCCTGCACTGTTGATATAAAGTAGTAATTATCCTAGTGGTATTTTTAAAAGGGCTTGGAATATGGTTCCGCCTGTGTTAATGTGGGTAGttggagagagaaagagagaaatatgAGAGCTTTTGAAGGAGTAGAGTCAAGTTTCTCTCATTTGAAGAGTATTCTTTGAtcccttattttcttttggtgtaaacaaAAAGTTCCCTGGTGTATAGATGATTGAGTGGAGTTTGTAGAGTATCATATTCTGTAGATCCTTTATTTTTTGGTATACCTCTTGTATACGGCCAGTTTCGCgtgtttatgaatgaaaatacacttgataaaaaaaagattaCACTAGTATTTTGCTTTACATTAAAAATAAGATAGTAATTCTACTAGTGAACTCCCTTCTTCCTCACTAACTTATGCATGTTCTCCGATCTTTGATTTGCGAAATTTGTGGTCTCATATGTACACAACTTAAGGTTCAGGCAATCTCATCATATTAACAGTGATGGAATATGAATTTTTATTGGAGAAGGTAAACTGGCTGAGGCTGTGCTTCTGAGAGAGTTcattttgtatatgttttttttttggagacgCTGTTTTTGGCATTCTTGATACATGGTACAATGGATTTAAGATTTATAATGGGTTGCATCAATTCGGGCATAATAGTATAAGGTGCATGTAGATGTATTTGAACCGTCTTCTTTCAGAATTGTTCTAGTAATTCCTGCTGACTGAACATCAGTGTGCCTGttcacatatataaatttaatgatGTGGAGTTGTAGTGTAGGGTTCATCCTAGCTGATTGAACAATAAACTTCTAGTaaataatttgggaaataagCTACATCTGTCTCATAGTCAAGTTTTCATGTTCTTTAATTTGCAGGATCTGCATCCAGAGTACAATCTTTTTGGAACTATTGTCCACTCAGGCTTTTCACCAGATTCAGGGCACTATTATGCATATATTAAGGTGACAGCTTCATTTTGTATTAATTGCCCCTCACATTTTTTTCCTGAGAAGTATTAGAAagctattaaaaatatataagtcAAATCATTTCCCTTGTAATTTCACAAGCAAAAGTTGCCTTATAATTTCAATTGCAAAAGTTGCCATGTTGTCAACAGCATTACTGGGGAAGAACTGTCTGTCTAGCCAGACCTTCAAGAGTCTCaactttttcttcattctttattcCTTACTTGGTATTGTAAAAGATGATAGTAGTTAGACGATACAGGCAATCATAGTTTTATGTTACCCAATTGTTAGTGTTTTGATTTTGGTTGGCTGTTTAACAGGATGCTGTGGGTCGTTGGTACTGCTGTAATGATTCTCACGTTTCTCCTAAAATCTTGCAAGAAGTGTTGTCGGAGAAGGTGTACATCCTTTTCTTCTCTCGTACCAAACAGAGGTCACCACCCACCAAGATATGTTTATCAGTTAATGGGTCAAAATCCAATCACTCCAATGGCTTGGCTAAATCCAAAATCATGACCAGTGACTTAGCAAAAGCAGAAAACGAAAAGCAAGTTTTAGGCCACCCCTCCGAGAAAGAAAATGTAATGACGTCTAAGGTCAGTAAAGTGCATTCGAGCCCAGTGAGAGAGTTGGGCATATTTGAAAGATCTTCCTTCAGGAGACCTACCTCTGGTAATATCAAAATGGTTTTTCATTCAAAAGAGTCTGGCAATAGAACTGGTGATGTGAGAGCATCAGTTCTTACAGAGAAAGAGATTACATCATTACCAGACAGGAATGGTGTTAGCAAAAGTTGTGGTAATGGCCAAGTGACAAGATCACATGCCTTAACAAATGGAAATGGAAATGGAAAACTTCCAATTGTAGCAACCAGCCCTGTAGCAGATGGTCCCCTTAAAGATTATGGTGGAAGTAATGGAAAGGCTGCAGGAAAGGATTCATACCACAAAGAGGTGACTAGATCATCATCTTTAGCAAATGGAAATGGCAAAATCCAAAGTGTTGCAACGGATACCTCGAGGGGAAGTCTGCATAGAAATAATGGGGAGAATAGTGAAAGCCTGGCAGCAATAACTTCTGCATACAGGGATACATCCAATGGCCATGTTGAATCGTCTTCTATCTCAGGTTCAAAGAGAAAATTATCAGATCAATGCATCCTGCTCAAGTATGATGCTCAGTCTCGtgcaaaggtggaagaattGAAAAAAGAGTATGCTACTCTATCTTTGATTACCTGTATTCCTTTGCCTTAGTATTATTATAACACAATGACAGAAGTTTTGAATTCATTATACTTGTCCTTGCATCTGCTAGAACTTGAGATTATGTGGTTTGAAAATGCTAGGGGTTTCTTTTAGGTGTTTTGTTCTGCTTAGTAGCTTTAGCTGAATTTTGATGTTGCCTTTTGTTGGGGTTTTCCTGATAGCATAGGATGCCAATGCATTTTGCTTTGTATTGTCGTCTCTCTTAATTAGGCCATATATTATATATCCTTAAGAATTAATAAACTGGAACTGCTCATCTCTATGATGTTGGTTAATCTTATGTTGGCCTCACTAACAATGTACTGAGAAGAGTTCTGGGAAAGGAGGTTGACTAGGACTTTGACCCTAGCAGTTGAGTTCAGATTCTTACTGTTCTCAAGCTATACAATTGGGAAGCTCCCTTTTGGTGTCATCTCCTCTAGTGGTTAGAGATCGTGAAGTACTTTCTGCTTCCTGTGTCCTGctaaataaactttttttttaaaaaaactagcAACTAGCTAAATCAACATTTAACAACTTTATCTTATATCCGCAAGGTGATTATTTAACCCTATCTTTCTAATGAGTTTCAGGCTCCATCAGGAAGCTTCATCATTTCTAAGAACATGTGGTTGGTCAGAAGAAGTCTATGCTTTTATGCGTTCCAAGAAGTCGGGGGCACAATCAAACTTTCAAGCATCAGATGTTAATGCGATGAAGTACGTTCCTCTAACTTTGCAGTTTGAAATAGTTTAATTAAGAGTACTTATTTGTCCTTGAGGTCGGAAGTTGCTTCTCTCTTCTTTGTTTGCTTTAGTACAAATTTCGATAAATTAGATACTTTGGAAAACTCAAATATGTCTGGGGTACTATTACCTTGTTTCTTATCATTGCTTGTTCCGAACTTGTGTGACCTGCtatctttttgtctttttcattaGATGTTGCAGTATTTTACTACCATCATAAAAGTAAAGTAACATTTCCGTGTACATGTTTAGGTATTGGGGCGTAGTTGCATATATTTTGTACTATCTTTGTATTCCGACCAAACTGAAAGGCAATAGCACATCCgaactttcttcttcatctttgtGTTAGTTAAACTACGTTGCTCAAGCTGGACGTGGACGGTCTTGCATAGGGTGATATTGGGAAAGATTAAGAGGTTCCTTTGACGTGAATTTGTATGTTAAACATGATAAAGTTAACTGCCAAAGGGTATGTTTAAGTTCCAAGATAATTGCTTTTTTACTTCTTCCCAATGAGAAATTTCTCAGTGAAACTAGCTCccgtatttaaaaaaaagaatatttggaTCTAATGCTGAGGAATAGGAATGACCAACTTCCAAAAAGAATATTTGGATCTAATGCCATTGGGGTTTCATTTTTTTGGGTGGGGGAAATATCGAAGCTGGTTAAGCTGGGTTTTTTTAAAGACTTTAATGTATACGTCGAGTTAATTCTATTTGGGTTTGGAATAGTACAAATTTCATTTCTGTCATTGGTTAAGTTTGATATTTACTCGATGAAGGTGGTGTTGTCCCTTCTCATTTTGATGCAATTATCAAGGAAAAATTGAACTACTATTCTACTAAAATGTAAGTGGTCCAAAATGAGTGTGTGTGGGTGGGGTGACACAATTGTTTGGTCACCAATATTAAAGCTGGTTAAGCTGGGTTTTTaagattttaatatatatgtcgagttgattctatttgggtttGGAATAGTACAAATTTCATTTCTGTCATTGGTTAAGTTTGATATTTACTTGATGGTGGTGTAGTGTCGTCCCTTTTTGTTTTGGTGcaattatcaagaaaaaattgaacTATTATTCTACTAAAATGTAAATGGTCCAAAATGAGCATAACGTTGATTGTCCAGAAAATTTTAACATCTTTAACATTGAAGTAGGTCCTGAAATATCTCTCTATAATAGAATTATGGGGAAATCATGGAGAAGCATGCAGAAAAAGTATCTTGCAAACTGCACAAGAAGTTTTTAATTTGAGAAAGTGGATTTAGTTTAGAGATTGTGGTAACTGAAGGTGTTAAAAGGGGACGAGGTAGACCTAAATCACTTGGATGAGAGTTTGCTTGAAAGATTTGATCTGTTGAATCCACACAGACCTAGTGAAAGTAGGACAGACTGGAAGAAAAAGATCTGAATATCAGTTGAGACCGTATTTTTGCTACAGTAGTATATTTACTTTAGGTCTTACGTCTTCTaggagtctttttttttttgaaactggtaacctTTTGTATCCCTCAGCATTAAGGGCTATGCTGGCCACCTCCAAAAACTGTTACAAGAAAGGAAAAAACTAAAAGGAATACTTACAGAGAATCTATGAGGTCCACAAATTGGATACTCTTCTATATCCtgttctttacaccaaaagcCTAGAGTAGTAATTACTTTCCATTTGATCTTCTGTATTGTACACTCCTTTCCTTCAAAAATTCTCtgattcctttctttccatataATCCATCAGATACATGTTGGAACTGTTCTCCACCATCTTTTCTGACTCTTGTTTTCTAGGAGTCTTTTGGTCTTAGCTGAGATTAATATGccaacaattattattattgtttttactatttttgttgttattgtacaATATGGGGTCAAAGATTGAGCTTAAATAGAGCAGTATTGCCAGTGAGGATTCGTATGGTCGATCCCAACTTGCTCGGGATTGAGGCGTAGTGGTTGTTGGACTTAGCTTAGGGATAATCTATAATAAAAAGAAGGAAAGATAAAATTTCCCTCATCTTTTTCTGTGAAACAGGGAAAAGACAACTGTTTTCCCCCCTCCATTTTCCTACTTGAGTATTATTTAATCAGCCAAGCATCGCTGCACATTCAAATTGGCCCAGTAGTGCTTCATGGTCTACCCAATAGTGCTGCATATCTAAACCACTCTGTCTAAGATTGGTAAACGTAACAATAACAAAGCAGACATCCTTTTTGGTTCTTTTTACTCTCTGGCTAAAAGTTCTCCAGCGATACATAATTTAACTTGGGACGAGAAAGTACTGTTCGATAACAATATGTTGAGTGGATTGACTACAGAGGATTCATATAGTTTCAACTCGAATTAATAGCACTGAGCCATACTTAATTGAGTTTTATTGATTGTGAATGGAAATTTGGTTTTATCAAAAGTGATTGACAAGTGTTTCCTTCCTTATTTAGATAAGGTAAGTGACCTGCAAGCTCTTTTTTTTCTGTTATTTATTCTTGCTTTTAGTGTGTTGTGTGAAGATTATATGTTTTTGCCTCTTCGAATCCAGATCTAATTGTCAAATTCTCTGAATCCTTTGACTGCATCCACCACTCACAACATGTGCTGTTTGTTGTTACCTTGGTTCATATTCTATATGTCCTTGCCACTACACAATTCTATCTTCCTGCTTTTGTCctgttccttttttctttttcccaatTTGCAGTATGTGAACTGAGAGAGAAGTGTGTCCCTAATTAGTTGTGCCCGGTGCTGTTTGCTTGCCATGCATAATTACAGAAGTAGGAAGAGATAATGAAGTtaccttttcaaaaaaaaaagagtcagCTCCAA
This region includes:
- the LOC125876025 gene encoding ubiquitin carboxyl-terminal hydrolase 25; the encoded protein is MAYLQMNWQPNLLSHKRKTGPPLGLKNLGNTCYINSVLQCLTYTPPLAYFCLKSQHSASCDSEAAAASGKKSECPFCILEKRIARSLSLESALDTPAKINSCLKIFAQHFRFGRQEDAHEFLRYVIDACHNTCLRLKKLQQQTKKGGGGGVDGNGNTIVKEIFGGALQSQVKCLSCGAESNKVDEIMDISLDVLHSSSLKDALQRFFQPEVLDGNNKYKCENCKKLVTARKQMSILQAPNVLVIQLKRFEGIYGGKIDKPIAFEEVLVLSSYMCKASQDLHPEYNLFGTIVHSGFSPDSGHYYAYIKDAVGRWYCCNDSHVSPKILQEVLSEKVYILFFSRTKQRSPPTKICLSVNGSKSNHSNGLAKSKIMTSDLAKAENEKQVLGHPSEKENVMTSKVSKVHSSPVRELGIFERSSFRRPTSGNIKMVFHSKESGNRTGDVRASVLTEKEITSLPDRNGVSKSCGNGQVTRSHALTNGNGNGKLPIVATSPVADGPLKDYGGSNGKAAGKDSYHKEVTRSSSLANGNGKIQSVATDTSRGSLHRNNGENSESLAAITSAYRDTSNGHVESSSISGSKRKLSDQCILLKYDAQSRAKVEELKKELHQEASSFLRTCGWSEEVYAFMRSKKSGAQSNFQASDVNAMKELLIADAKSMFISQIPQSLKGSLIERLTSFSQGTPPSST